One Candidatus Tectomicrobia bacterium genomic region harbors:
- a CDS encoding c-type cytochrome, with the protein MMWRAGPILFFLLVSFMGGMTDPSVLRASESASKSIAEASLLFRRYCSACHGLEGRGDGPNAPSLGETQPRDLTDPGYMRKLSDAHLLKVIAEGGRAVERSPFMPPFGRTLPPGSLRALAAHVRSLHARKENTGKREAGPEELGARLVKELGCANCHKIGNLSPQPVAPALKRAGEKFQAPWLVDFLRKPSRIRPHGYLPLSYSRMPSFRLSQPEAEKLAAYLLAQGKPASSLPREAPQEEGKGFQLLLQHGCRACHNYDENGAVAGPDLEKLKDRLRLEWTARFIEDPRAFDREASMPALGVPPADARQIAALLVKAAAPKKNRPELAQQGRTLFENLGCPACHEGADAAKRPQGPPDLTHLGDKLQPAWLRGFLKDPHPLRFWLKARMPDFRLSDREADALARYFERHGRDPRAKNRPLGERAGPANPLSVEKGKELFELYECAKCHPSPGAAVQADEDAASLAPSLRDAGRRLKPGWVMRLLRDPQSIYPGTKMPDFFYSGGQPIEEDADAKMAALRDYLMSLKP; encoded by the coding sequence ATGATGTGGCGGGCGGGTCCCATCCTCTTCTTCCTCCTCGTTTCCTTCATGGGGGGGATGACGGACCCCTCCGTTCTCCGCGCTTCGGAATCCGCTTCAAAGTCCATCGCGGAGGCGAGCCTGCTCTTCCGGCGCTATTGCTCGGCCTGCCATGGGCTGGAGGGGCGCGGAGACGGGCCCAACGCGCCTTCCCTCGGGGAAACCCAGCCGCGGGACCTGACCGACCCGGGTTACATGCGGAAGCTGAGCGACGCTCATCTTTTGAAGGTGATCGCAGAGGGCGGCCGGGCGGTGGAGCGTTCGCCCTTCATGCCCCCCTTCGGGCGCACCCTGCCGCCCGGCAGCCTTCGGGCGCTGGCCGCCCATGTCCGCTCCCTGCACGCGCGCAAGGAAAACACGGGCAAGCGGGAGGCGGGCCCCGAGGAGCTGGGTGCCCGCCTCGTCAAGGAACTGGGCTGCGCGAACTGCCACAAGATCGGAAACCTCTCCCCCCAGCCTGTCGCGCCTGCTCTGAAGCGCGCGGGAGAGAAATTCCAGGCACCGTGGCTTGTGGATTTCCTGAGGAAGCCGTCCCGCATCCGCCCCCATGGATATTTGCCCCTTTCCTATTCGAGGATGCCGAGTTTCCGGCTCTCCCAACCGGAGGCGGAGAAACTCGCGGCGTATCTCCTGGCCCAGGGGAAACCGGCCTCCTCGCTCCCGCGGGAAGCCCCGCAGGAGGAAGGGAAGGGGTTCCAGCTGCTCCTGCAGCATGGTTGCCGGGCCTGCCACAACTACGATGAAAACGGGGCCGTGGCGGGGCCCGACCTCGAAAAGCTGAAGGACCGCCTTCGGCTCGAATGGACGGCCCGCTTCATCGAGGACCCCCGGGCCTTTGATCGGGAAGCCTCGATGCCGGCCCTGGGCGTCCCGCCCGCGGATGCGCGCCAGATCGCCGCGCTGCTCGTGAAAGCGGCCGCGCCGAAGAAAAACAGGCCGGAGCTCGCGCAGCAGGGCCGGACCCTCTTCGAGAACCTGGGTTGCCCGGCCTGTCACGAGGGAGCGGATGCCGCGAAGCGGCCCCAGGGCCCGCCCGATCTGACCCACCTGGGGGACAAGCTGCAGCCTGCATGGCTGCGCGGCTTCTTGAAGGACCCCCATCCCTTGCGGTTCTGGCTCAAGGCGCGCATGCCGGATTTCCGGTTGAGCGATCGGGAGGCGGATGCCCTCGCCCGGTATTTCGAGCGCCACGGGAGGGATCCGCGGGCGAAAAACCGTCCCCTCGGCGAGCGGGCGGGGCCCGCGAATCCACTCAGCGTGGAAAAAGGCAAGGAGCTTTTCGAACTCTATGAGTGCGCGAAGTGCCATCCGTCTCCAGGTGCCGCCGTCCAGGCGGACGAGGACGCCGCTTCGCTGGCGCCCTCGCTCCGGGACGCGGGCCGGCGGCTGAAGCCGGGCTGGGTGATGCGCCTTCTCCGGGACCCTCAGTCCATCTACCCTGGAACGAAAATGCCGGACTTCTTCTATAGCGGTGGCCAGCCCATCGAAGAAGACGCCGACGCCAAGATGGCCGCCCTCCGCGACTATCTCATGTCGCTCAAGCCCTAG